The Flavimarina sp. Hel_I_48 genome window below encodes:
- a CDS encoding ammonium transporter, whose amino-acid sequence MEAGLFTANNVWMMICTGLVFFMHLGFSLLEIGLTREKNTINILFKNVFIICVGLLMYYIGGFNLMYPGFAEGSAGILDFAGFGIAPPENGMTPEYADGGYTWWTDFLFQGMFAATAATIVSGAVAERVKLGAFMIFTIIYVGIVYPIAGSWQWGGGFLSTMSYGTAEGFYDFAGSTLVHSVGGWAALIAIYLLGARIGKFNEHGKPRAIPGHNIPFAAAGVLILWLGWFGFNGGSVLSADPATTSLVLVTTSLAAAAGGVSCFIVSTICYKNYDLTMFLNGILGGLVGITAGADQMSPNDAVFIGVIAGAVIVGGVALVDKLKLDDPVGAVAVHLICGIWGTLAVGIFGSLAGFDQFLVQLAGVGIVGAFCSICAFIILGILKATIGLRVSEKEELEGLDRHEHGMDAYPDFGLNEH is encoded by the coding sequence ATGGAAGCAGGATTATTTACAGCAAATAATGTATGGATGATGATCTGTACAGGTCTTGTATTTTTTATGCACCTGGGTTTTTCCCTATTGGAAATAGGACTTACGCGTGAGAAAAATACAATCAACATACTTTTCAAAAATGTTTTTATCATCTGTGTGGGTCTTTTAATGTACTACATAGGTGGTTTTAATCTAATGTATCCCGGTTTTGCAGAAGGTTCTGCTGGTATTCTGGATTTTGCAGGTTTTGGTATTGCACCACCTGAAAATGGCATGACCCCAGAATATGCAGATGGAGGATATACCTGGTGGACAGATTTCCTTTTTCAGGGAATGTTTGCCGCAACCGCAGCTACAATCGTATCAGGAGCTGTTGCAGAACGGGTGAAATTAGGTGCATTTATGATCTTTACTATTATTTATGTAGGTATTGTTTATCCTATAGCAGGTTCCTGGCAATGGGGGGGCGGTTTTCTCTCTACCATGTCTTATGGCACTGCTGAAGGATTTTATGACTTTGCTGGTTCTACCCTGGTACATTCCGTAGGTGGATGGGCCGCATTGATCGCTATATATTTGTTAGGCGCGCGCATTGGCAAATTCAATGAGCATGGAAAACCAAGGGCAATTCCGGGTCATAACATTCCGTTTGCGGCAGCTGGTGTACTTATCCTGTGGTTGGGTTGGTTCGGTTTTAACGGTGGTTCTGTACTTTCCGCAGACCCTGCAACAACATCACTTGTGCTTGTCACCACGTCTTTAGCGGCAGCTGCCGGTGGGGTTTCCTGCTTTATTGTTTCAACAATATGTTATAAGAATTATGACCTTACCATGTTCCTTAATGGTATTCTTGGTGGTCTCGTAGGTATTACAGCCGGTGCAGATCAAATGTCTCCCAATGATGCCGTTTTTATCGGAGTCATTGCGGGTGCTGTTATCGTAGGAGGCGTTGCCTTAGTTGATAAACTAAAATTGGACGACCCCGTTGGTGCGGTTGCCGTGCATTTGATCTGTGGTATCTGGGGTACACTGGCCGTTGGAATATTCGGTAGTCTTGCAGGTTTTGATCAGTTTTTAGTTCAATTGGCAGGCGTGGGTATTGTAGGTGCTTTTTGCTCCATATGCGCATTTATTATACTTGGTATACTCAAAGCAACCATAGGATTGCGTGTTTCTGAAAAAGAGGAACTTGAAGGTCTTGATAGACATGAACATGGTATGGATGCTTATCCTGATTTTGGACTCAATGAGCACTAA
- a CDS encoding DUF4870 domain-containing protein, translating into MIRHEDRTLLVATHLSQLLDLVTGIGGFIVPLFLWLTQKEKIINMDSQGKEILNFQVSLFIYGILCIPLMLLFGLGLLGLMVVGFLGFIFPIINAIKVSNGEIPHYPLSIVFFK; encoded by the coding sequence ATGATACGACATGAAGATAGAACACTACTTGTAGCAACGCACTTAAGTCAATTGCTGGATCTGGTTACCGGAATAGGGGGCTTTATCGTTCCACTTTTTCTATGGCTGACACAAAAAGAAAAAATTATAAACATGGATAGCCAGGGCAAAGAAATACTCAATTTTCAGGTAAGTCTTTTTATATATGGAATACTCTGTATACCGCTGATGTTACTTTTTGGTTTAGGTCTTTTGGGATTGATGGTAGTTGGTTTTTTAGGATTTATCTTTCCCATAATTAATGCTATAAAAGTTTCTAATGGAGAAATCCCTCATTACCCACTTAGTATTGTATTTTTTAAATAA